A DNA window from Arachis hypogaea cultivar Tifrunner chromosome 18, arahy.Tifrunner.gnm2.J5K5, whole genome shotgun sequence contains the following coding sequences:
- the LOC112771297 gene encoding mitotic checkpoint serine/threonine-protein kinase BUB1 isoform X3, with product MKAQDILTMTRKYLQRELLQQIDYKGSTELGNIGIDPWDSSILEGLMKKINPTIKKFYGYHLSTKSYTGKVALSTLKNASRNKVIEIGNIYLHGHEQ from the exons ATGAAAGCACAAGATATATTGACTATGACCAG GAAATACCTGCAGAGGGAACTTCTTCAACAG atTGATTATAAGGGATCCACAGAGTTGGGAAACATTGGCATTGATCCATGGGATTCCTCCATTTTGGAAGGCCTGATGAAGAAGATAAATCctacaattaaaaaattttat GGGTATCACTTGAGCACTAAATCTTATACAGGAAAAGTGGCCTTATCTACTTTGAAGAATGCATCAAGGAACAAAGTTATAGAGATAG
- the LOC112771297 gene encoding serine hydroxymethyltransferase 1, mitochondrial isoform X2 has translation MAKTLCQKRALEAFRLDPAKWGVNVQPLSGSPANFHVYTALLKPHERIMVLDLPHGGHLSHGYQGYHLSTKSYTGKVALSTLKNASRNKVIEIGNIYLHGHEQ, from the exons ATGGCTAAAACACTATGCCAGAAGCGTGCCTTGGAAGCGTTCCGGTTGGATCCAGCGAAATGGGGAG TAAATGTGCAACCTCTGTCTGGTTCACCTGCAAATTTTCATGTGTATACCGCATTGCTGAAACCTCACGAGCGAATCATGGTGCTTGACCTTCCTCATGGAGGGCATCTTTCTCATGGATACCAG GGGTATCACTTGAGCACTAAATCTTATACAGGAAAAGTGGCCTTATCTACTTTGAAGAATGCATCAAGGAACAAAGTTATAGAGATAG
- the LOC112771297 gene encoding mitotic checkpoint serine/threonine-protein kinase BUB1 isoform X1 has protein sequence MKAQDILTMTRKYLQRELLQQIDYKGSTELGNIGIDPWDSSILEGLMKKINPTIKKFYVLYACINAFQGYHLSTKSYTGKVALSTLKNASRNKVIEIGNIYLHGHEQ, from the exons ATGAAAGCACAAGATATATTGACTATGACCAG GAAATACCTGCAGAGGGAACTTCTTCAACAG atTGATTATAAGGGATCCACAGAGTTGGGAAACATTGGCATTGATCCATGGGATTCCTCCATTTTGGAAGGCCTGATGAAGAAGATAAATCctacaattaaaaaattttat GTGCTTTATGCTTGTATAAATGCATTTCAGGGGTATCACTTGAGCACTAAATCTTATACAGGAAAAGTGGCCTTATCTACTTTGAAGAATGCATCAAGGAACAAAGTTATAGAGATAG